A single genomic interval of Lentimicrobium saccharophilum harbors:
- a CDS encoding LytR/AlgR family response regulator transcription factor, with amino-acid sequence MENINEKLSCLVVDDEQPAQWVLTSYISETSNLELKACAFDAMEALEVMKNHSIDLLFLDINLPGLNGLEMLDTLEFQPMVIFTTAYAAYAADSFEYNVVDYLVKPVTRQHFDRAVMRAFEKARLREVTANTDTRYPTTSLELNLGGSTETVETENIVYLQSYGNYVKVFLENRMILATSTTHQLLSQLPQKSFLRIHKSFIVNRKYIKAYSNNSVVAGKEKLPIGISYRQSVVTALNQ; translated from the coding sequence ATGGAAAACATAAATGAAAAACTTAGCTGTCTGGTGGTAGACGATGAGCAACCTGCGCAGTGGGTGCTCACTTCTTACATCAGTGAAACCAGTAATCTTGAATTAAAGGCCTGTGCATTTGATGCGATGGAAGCGCTTGAAGTCATGAAAAATCATTCCATCGATCTGTTGTTTCTCGACATCAACCTTCCCGGGCTGAATGGGCTTGAGATGCTTGACACCCTGGAATTTCAGCCCATGGTGATTTTCACCACCGCTTATGCTGCCTATGCAGCCGATAGTTTTGAATATAATGTTGTCGATTACCTTGTAAAACCGGTTACCCGCCAGCATTTCGACCGGGCAGTAATGAGGGCATTTGAAAAAGCCAGGCTCCGCGAAGTCACTGCAAATACGGACACACGTTACCCAACGACATCCCTTGAACTTAACCTGGGTGGCTCAACTGAAACTGTTGAAACAGAAAACATTGTCTATCTTCAGAGCTACGGGAACTATGTCAAGGTTTTTCTGGAAAACCGCATGATCCTTGCCACCTCCACCACCCATCAGTTGTTGAGTCAACTGCCGCAGAAATCATTTCTCAGGATTCATAAATCCTTCATAGTAAACCGGAAATATATAAAAGCATACTCGAACAACTCAGTGGTGGCCGGAAAAGAAAAACTGCCCATAGGAATATCTTACCGGCAATCCGTAGTCACGGCACTGAACCAATAA
- a CDS encoding sensor histidine kinase, whose product MKNYRSYPGYLAMPVFLFLMVPLLAFWFNPEIISGQVWVLLVWVTAMAGISILLQNFFFKAGRKSGKLWLIIPAAMLLLALAWFFTLRVSSEIVGPAKAWDAKWVSLMIVLLYSGGGYFLNYLIREGQLSVTKLDNQLSMKELELDFMKNQLNPHFLFNSLNNIAATIMVNKEMALDYTFKLSELLRYQVGISGRETVPVDEEIAFIRNFLDIEKLRLGGRCEINFTADSGDPMVLIPPLLLHPLIEHALRKSLGLNGKSVINIRLTSSREVVKLEITNSLPDNPAYKNLAGTGVEMLKKRLNLLFPEKYTLHTEKKTNEYELVLEVRLGKNHSA is encoded by the coding sequence ATGAAAAACTACAGGTCATATCCGGGATACCTGGCTATGCCGGTATTTCTGTTTTTGATGGTACCGTTGCTGGCCTTTTGGTTCAATCCTGAAATAATATCCGGTCAGGTATGGGTATTGCTGGTGTGGGTTACCGCGATGGCCGGAATTTCCATTCTCTTACAGAATTTTTTCTTCAAGGCGGGCCGGAAATCCGGGAAGCTATGGCTTATTATTCCGGCTGCCATGCTGCTGCTGGCCCTCGCCTGGTTTTTTACGCTCAGGGTCAGCAGTGAGATTGTCGGCCCTGCAAAGGCCTGGGATGCGAAATGGGTCAGCCTGATGATCGTATTGCTTTATTCCGGCGGAGGCTATTTTCTGAATTATCTGATCCGCGAAGGACAGCTTAGCGTCACGAAACTCGACAATCAGCTAAGCATGAAGGAGCTTGAACTTGATTTCATGAAAAACCAGCTTAATCCGCACTTTCTGTTCAACAGCCTGAATAACATCGCTGCTACCATCATGGTTAACAAGGAGATGGCGCTTGATTATACATTTAAACTTTCAGAACTTCTCCGTTATCAGGTAGGGATTTCCGGTCGCGAGACTGTTCCTGTTGATGAAGAGATCGCTTTTATCCGTAACTTTCTGGATATTGAAAAGCTTCGGTTGGGTGGCAGATGCGAAATAAACTTCACGGCCGATTCAGGTGATCCTATGGTACTGATACCGCCACTGCTGCTTCACCCGCTGATAGAGCATGCGCTGCGTAAAAGTCTGGGACTTAACGGTAAATCTGTCATCAATATCCGGTTGACCTCCAGCCGCGAAGTCGTTAAATTAGAAATAACCAATTCGCTGCCTGATAATCCGGCCTATAAAAATCTGGCAGGTACCGGTGTTGAAATGCTGAAAAAACGCCTGAATCTTCTTTTTCCCGAAAAGTACACCCTGCATACTGAGAAAAAAACAAACGAATATGAGCTGGTCCTCGAAGTCCGGCTCGGTAAAAATCACTCAGCATAA